The proteins below are encoded in one region of Chryseobacterium wanjuense:
- a CDS encoding RagB/SusD family nutrient uptake outer membrane protein, translated as MKSKFLIINKIVLSFAVLALVGCTNLDEKVIDEVLGSETGDPEGALAAAYSQLGEGTFVDHGSVFALQEYSTDEAILPTRGSDWGDGGKWRAMHEFTWDSNSDVVKTTWNQLNFGITRSLNAIASIEKSNINNKALFLAEAKGLLAYYTYTTIDLFGQAPYRDPSNINAPIQIRKAETTIDDLIKEVEGLIPNLADIKTQNTHAGRFTKQAAYAFLADMYLNRAVLKNKTASDFNFLEQAVNGGGTDMDKVIEYSNLLINNPNFNLESNYFHNFDINNDTSKEMIFTIVQKKIASSDKGSDNDLAYMSMERIQKPSPDNRGTNANCVTPEFYYSWNGNHDDPRFQRTYQYEDGTWFRNDGTDVSVPSTSKVEGTGKPWFHFNRGLQVGQQYGPKILANGNFDMTADGRIKVYKLFTEKNTTLAADFTPELNFDNPSEAVFTQAQINRGVRNFKFEFDPGYGNNGTSGMDVPLYRLGTIYMMRAEAYFRSGNVSAALTDVNKLRTSRTNDALKGNAPGVALASLDANALFRESGFELYWEMYRRKAMIRFKKFDLPGTAKPASQPYRRIFPIPQATLDASKDFSQNPGY; from the coding sequence ATGAAATCTAAATTTTTAATTATTAATAAAATCGTTTTATCCTTTGCTGTACTGGCTTTAGTCGGATGTACAAATCTGGATGAAAAAGTAATCGATGAGGTACTGGGATCCGAAACGGGAGATCCGGAAGGTGCATTGGCTGCGGCTTACAGCCAACTTGGTGAAGGAACTTTTGTAGATCATGGAAGTGTTTTTGCTTTGCAGGAATATTCTACCGACGAAGCGATCCTGCCAACAAGAGGAAGCGACTGGGGAGATGGTGGAAAATGGAGAGCAATGCACGAATTTACGTGGGATTCTAATAGTGATGTCGTAAAAACAACGTGGAATCAGCTGAATTTTGGAATTACAAGATCTTTAAATGCTATCGCAAGTATTGAGAAAAGCAACATCAACAATAAAGCTCTATTTTTAGCCGAAGCAAAAGGTTTATTAGCCTATTACACATACACAACAATCGACCTTTTCGGGCAGGCTCCTTACAGAGATCCATCTAATATTAATGCTCCGATACAAATTAGAAAAGCTGAAACTACAATTGATGATCTTATCAAAGAAGTGGAAGGGCTTATCCCGAATCTGGCTGATATTAAGACTCAGAACACCCATGCGGGAAGATTTACAAAACAGGCTGCCTATGCATTTTTGGCAGATATGTACCTGAACAGAGCTGTCTTGAAGAATAAAACGGCAAGTGATTTCAACTTTTTAGAACAGGCTGTAAATGGAGGAGGAACAGATATGGATAAAGTAATTGAATATTCTAATTTATTGATTAATAATCCAAACTTCAATTTAGAATCTAATTATTTCCACAATTTTGATATCAATAACGATACAAGTAAGGAAATGATCTTTACGATTGTTCAGAAGAAAATTGCGAGCTCCGATAAAGGTTCAGATAACGATTTGGCGTATATGTCTATGGAAAGAATTCAGAAACCTTCTCCGGACAACAGAGGTACAAATGCCAATTGTGTCACTCCGGAATTCTATTATTCATGGAACGGAAATCATGATGATCCCCGTTTCCAAAGAACATATCAGTATGAAGACGGAACATGGTTCAGAAATGACGGAACAGATGTAAGTGTACCGTCAACTAGTAAAGTGGAGGGCACAGGAAAACCTTGGTTCCATTTCAACAGAGGATTGCAGGTTGGCCAGCAATACGGTCCTAAAATTCTTGCCAACGGAAATTTTGATATGACTGCAGACGGAAGAATTAAAGTGTATAAATTATTCACAGAAAAAAATACAACACTTGCAGCAGATTTCACTCCTGAACTAAATTTCGATAATCCTTCGGAAGCAGTATTTACACAGGCTCAGATCAACAGAGGAGTCAGAAACTTCAAGTTCGAATTCGACCCGGGCTACGGAAACAACGGAACCAGTGGAATGGATGTTCCTTTGTACAGACTGGGAACAATTTACATGATGAGGGCGGAAGCATATTTCAGAAGCGGAAATGTAAGTGCAGCTTTAACGGATGTAAATAAATTAAGAACAAGCAGAACGAATGATGCTTTAAAAGGCAATGCTCCCGGTGTTGCGCTTGCTTCTCTGGATGCAAATGCATTATTCAGAGAATCCGGATTTGAATTGTACTGGGAAATGTACAGAAGAAAAGCGATGATCAGATTCAAAAAGTTTGATCTTCCGGGAACTGCAAAACCGGCTTCCCAACCTTACAGAAGAATTTTCCCGATTCCTCAGGCAACGCTTGATGCATCGAAAGACTTCTCACAAAATCCAGGATATTAG
- a CDS encoding SusC/RagA family TonB-linked outer membrane protein encodes MYHKINFFKFKKLIPIALIFLVANQVHAEGLTTSHPVFSQVNETITGVVQDQEGASVEGAKITVVETGETATSDALGNFSISASMGQTLSISYDGYATQLVKISSTSISVKLKAKKDATSIEEVTLVGYGSQKKSDLTGAVSQLKAENFKEGMNISVDNLMQGKIAGVRIVQSSGEPGAGVNVSIRGIGSIRSGSTPLFVVDGVPLSNDAVSAQSPNVGLGNTSAKNPLNFLNTSDIESITVLKDASAAAIYGARGSNGVVLVTTKRGKKGEPMFTYDTYLGFSSVIKKLDLLTADEYRSAGINKAYDHGGNTDWQDEIYRSAVSSNHSVSFSKSTDTGNYFASISHMDQDGIVLNSGFKRTTARLNAEESFFDNKRLKVKLNLTASDIKETGIPNGGNAGSDGQVIIHALMANPTRSVYDENGNYTNFNMNAHYNPLYLLSVYNDKTNTFRVLGNTEATLRILPGLNYKFNLGIDKTMSERNTTMYPNVTDRTPKGMYVQANLDSYNVLLEHYLTYDFNLNRHNFNVLGGFSYQKFKSTGTYFGLKDIAAQGAVAPELNPGYSGTAFVPGAGYAQENELQSYFGRVNYNFDKKYLLTASLRADGSTRFGKNNKYGYFPSVAVGWTISNENFLKDSQFVNELKLRGSWGQTGNQEVPNKITQASSSLTQAAGYYLYDNLNLINGVSINRTVNPDLKWEVVEQTNIGADFSLFKNKLYGSLEYYHKTTKDPILNIPSTPLSPTSTVWRNVDAKIINKGFEFSLGSEIIKNENFTWNFDVNGATVNNVVKDLPVSAIYSGEVSGPGLSGVTANIYRNGYEAGSFYMYNYLGVDANGKYIYEDLNGDGKIDQNDRKIFEGAIPNFTFGINSYMKYKKFDFSFSFIGQTGGYLVNNTALDLNINNLASDRNVLKNFYDSGASFTNQPQLSSLYLEKSDFLRLNNVRLGYTFDINQLKFLRSINLYVSAQNLFTITSYTGYDPLVDTNKQVGGNQSLGIDYTTYPSAKTFILGATVKF; translated from the coding sequence ATGTACCACAAAATTAATTTTTTTAAGTTTAAAAAGCTAATTCCTATAGCATTAATATTCTTGGTGGCAAACCAGGTTCATGCTGAAGGTCTTACAACGAGCCATCCTGTATTTTCACAAGTGAACGAAACGATCACGGGTGTAGTTCAGGATCAGGAGGGAGCTTCTGTTGAGGGAGCGAAAATCACGGTTGTAGAAACTGGAGAAACCGCTACCAGCGATGCTTTGGGGAATTTCAGTATTTCTGCCAGTATGGGTCAGACATTGTCCATTTCTTATGACGGATATGCGACGCAGCTGGTGAAAATTTCAAGCACTTCTATTTCTGTAAAATTAAAGGCTAAAAAAGATGCAACTTCTATTGAGGAGGTTACTTTAGTAGGTTACGGATCTCAGAAAAAATCTGATTTAACGGGAGCGGTAAGCCAATTGAAGGCAGAAAATTTCAAAGAAGGGATGAATATCTCTGTTGATAATCTGATGCAGGGGAAAATCGCCGGTGTCCGCATTGTTCAGTCAAGCGGTGAACCGGGAGCGGGTGTGAATGTATCCATCAGAGGAATCGGGTCGATCAGAAGCGGAAGTACTCCGTTATTCGTTGTAGACGGTGTTCCTTTGAGCAATGATGCTGTCAGCGCTCAATCTCCGAATGTTGGTTTAGGAAATACATCAGCAAAAAACCCATTAAACTTTTTAAATACGAGTGACATCGAATCAATCACTGTATTAAAAGATGCTTCCGCAGCTGCCATCTATGGTGCGAGAGGTTCAAACGGGGTAGTTTTGGTGACGACAAAAAGAGGAAAGAAAGGAGAGCCGATGTTTACGTATGATACATACTTAGGTTTTTCTTCTGTGATTAAAAAATTAGATTTATTAACGGCTGATGAATACAGATCAGCGGGAATAAATAAAGCTTACGACCACGGTGGAAATACAGACTGGCAGGATGAAATTTACAGAAGTGCAGTGTCATCAAACCACTCGGTTTCATTCTCAAAATCTACAGATACCGGAAATTATTTTGCATCGATCTCCCACATGGATCAGGACGGAATTGTGCTGAACAGTGGTTTTAAAAGAACGACAGCCCGTTTAAATGCAGAAGAATCCTTCTTTGATAATAAAAGATTAAAGGTTAAACTAAATCTTACGGCGAGTGACATCAAAGAAACAGGAATTCCGAATGGTGGAAACGCAGGATCTGACGGACAGGTAATCATCCACGCTTTGATGGCGAATCCTACACGTTCTGTGTATGATGAAAATGGAAATTATACCAATTTCAACATGAATGCTCACTACAATCCCTTGTATTTATTGAGTGTTTATAATGATAAAACCAATACCTTCAGAGTATTAGGGAATACAGAAGCTACTTTGAGAATCTTACCGGGACTAAATTATAAATTCAATTTAGGGATCGATAAAACAATGTCGGAAAGGAATACAACGATGTATCCGAACGTTACCGACAGGACGCCAAAAGGAATGTATGTTCAGGCAAATCTGGATTCTTATAATGTGCTTTTGGAACATTATTTAACGTATGATTTTAATTTAAACAGACATAATTTCAATGTATTAGGAGGTTTTTCCTACCAGAAATTCAAATCTACGGGAACTTATTTTGGGTTAAAAGATATCGCAGCTCAAGGTGCAGTTGCTCCGGAACTTAACCCGGGATATTCAGGAACGGCATTTGTTCCGGGAGCTGGCTATGCTCAGGAAAATGAATTACAGTCGTATTTCGGAAGAGTCAATTACAACTTTGATAAAAAATATTTATTAACAGCTTCATTAAGAGCGGACGGTTCCACACGTTTTGGAAAGAACAACAAATACGGATATTTCCCTTCTGTTGCAGTGGGCTGGACAATTTCTAATGAAAATTTCCTGAAAGACTCTCAATTCGTTAATGAATTAAAATTAAGAGGAAGCTGGGGACAAACAGGTAATCAGGAAGTTCCGAACAAAATTACGCAGGCAAGTTCTTCATTGACGCAGGCTGCGGGATATTATTTATATGATAATTTGAACCTGATCAACGGAGTTTCGATCAACAGAACCGTAAATCCTGATCTGAAATGGGAAGTTGTGGAGCAAACCAATATTGGAGCAGATTTTAGTTTATTTAAAAACAAATTGTACGGATCATTGGAATATTATCACAAGACAACAAAAGATCCGATCTTGAATATTCCTTCAACCCCTCTAAGCCCTACAAGTACAGTTTGGAGAAATGTTGATGCGAAGATTATAAATAAAGGTTTTGAATTCTCTTTAGGTTCAGAAATTATTAAAAATGAAAATTTCACCTGGAATTTTGATGTAAACGGAGCAACCGTAAACAACGTGGTGAAAGATCTTCCTGTTTCCGCAATTTATTCGGGAGAAGTTTCAGGACCGGGGCTTTCCGGAGTTACGGCGAATATTTACAGAAACGGTTATGAAGCCGGATCTTTTTATATGTACAATTATTTGGGAGTTGATGCCAACGGAAAATACATCTATGAAGATCTGAACGGAGACGGAAAAATCGATCAGAATGACAGAAAGATTTTTGAAGGTGCTATTCCCAACTTCACTTTCGGGATCAATTCTTACATGAAATACAAAAAGTTTGATTTCTCATTCTCTTTCATCGGACAAACGGGAGGGTATTTGGTTAACAATACGGCATTGGATTTAAATATCAACAACTTAGCGTCAGACAGAAACGTTTTGAAAAACTTCTATGATTCTGGGGCAAGCTTTACAAATCAGCCACAGTTATCTTCTTTATATCTTGAAAAATCTGATTTTCTTCGTCTGAATAATGTAAGATTAGGATATACTTTCGATATCAATCAATTGAAATTCCTGAGAAGCATCAATCTTTATGTAAGTGCACAGAATTTATTCACCATTACCAGCTATACGGGTTACGATCCGCTTGTTGATACCAACAAACAGGTGGGAGGAAACCAGTCTTTGGGAATTGATTATACGACGTATCCGTCTGCGAAAACTTTCATTTTGGGAGCAACTGTTAAATTTTAA
- a CDS encoding PepSY-associated TM helix domain-containing protein has translation MKKKHHHKKKPSTFKKWIGKLHLWLGLGIGFLIFIISITGALYVFKDEIENVTRKDVIYHNEQNIGQKQVLPIRVLEKAVVEQVKEKYPVHWVNIPIDKKMSYLFYWYEHDPKGWNYFDEFPIYKVAYVNPYNGKVLKTYDEKNGFFQIVKMIHWSFLLKQEWGTYVVGIPVIIFVIMLISGIILWWPKNKAARKQRLSFKWQNVKSWKRKNYDLHNILGFYASIFALIFSLTGLFYAFFAVQAAFYFIFSGGSTQYPDFSSIKTKAPVELRTEGTLDKISNTVKAKYPDSFGFSIDLGHEHMDDHEHPNFEVYVKHLSYSYHKSSSLIFDENSGELLHTHDMKDKNFGEKTVGANYDIHVGSILGLPTKIIAFIVSLICASLPVTGFVIWWGRRKKKTVKIA, from the coding sequence ATGAAGAAAAAACATCACCATAAGAAAAAACCAAGCACATTTAAGAAATGGATCGGAAAGCTGCATTTGTGGCTGGGTCTTGGTATCGGATTTTTAATCTTCATTATCTCCATTACCGGAGCTTTATATGTTTTCAAAGATGAAATTGAAAACGTAACAAGAAAAGACGTTATCTATCACAACGAACAAAATATCGGGCAAAAACAGGTTCTTCCGATTCGTGTTTTGGAGAAAGCGGTGGTAGAGCAGGTCAAGGAAAAATATCCTGTTCATTGGGTGAATATTCCCATCGATAAAAAAATGTCTTATCTTTTTTACTGGTACGAACATGACCCTAAAGGCTGGAATTATTTTGATGAATTTCCAATATACAAAGTAGCTTACGTCAATCCATATAACGGAAAGGTTTTAAAAACATACGACGAGAAAAACGGATTCTTCCAGATTGTAAAAATGATCCACTGGAGCTTCCTTTTGAAACAGGAATGGGGAACCTACGTAGTCGGAATCCCCGTGATTATCTTCGTAATCATGCTGATTTCCGGGATTATTCTTTGGTGGCCTAAAAACAAAGCAGCCAGAAAACAGCGTCTCTCTTTCAAATGGCAGAATGTAAAAAGCTGGAAAAGAAAGAACTATGACCTTCACAATATCTTAGGTTTCTATGCTTCTATTTTTGCATTAATCTTTTCATTAACGGGATTATTTTATGCGTTTTTTGCGGTTCAGGCAGCCTTCTATTTCATTTTTTCGGGCGGAAGTACACAGTATCCGGACTTTTCATCCATTAAAACAAAAGCTCCGGTCGAGCTGAGAACGGAAGGAACTTTAGACAAAATAAGCAATACCGTGAAGGCAAAATACCCGGATTCTTTCGGCTTCTCCATCGACCTTGGTCACGAACATATGGACGATCATGAGCACCCGAATTTTGAAGTGTACGTAAAACACTTATCATATTCTTATCACAAAAGCAGCAGCCTTATTTTTGATGAAAACTCAGGTGAATTGCTTCATACTCACGATATGAAAGACAAAAATTTTGGTGAAAAAACGGTTGGTGCCAATTATGACATCCATGTTGGATCTATTTTGGGACTTCCAACAAAAATCATCGCCTTTATTGTAAGTCTTATATGTGCCTCATTACCAGTGACTGGCTTCGTGATCTGGTGGGGAAGAAGAAAAAAGAAAACGGTAAAAATCGCCTGA
- a CDS encoding ROK family protein, translating into MSLIDLSKNVALGIDIGGTNTKFGVVNHRGEVLEKGSIRTDAYEKVEDFIDALYETVHPLIEKYGKEKNFDGIGVGAPNGNYYKGTIEQAPNLPWKGVIEFGDLMKAKFNLPCTVTNDANAAAIGEMLFGAARGMKDFIMITLGTGVGSGIVAGGKLIYGHDGFAGELGHTIVKPGGRKHWSTGSEGSLEAYASATGIAITAKKMRAEFPESMLNQYPEEEINSKTVHECALKGDPIAIEVFRYTGQKLGEALANFVMFSSPEAILLFGGVIKAGEFILKPTKLHMERNLLPIFRNKVKLVFSELDEADAAILGASALVWEK; encoded by the coding sequence ATGTCATTAATCGATTTATCAAAAAACGTTGCCCTAGGAATCGACATAGGCGGAACGAATACTAAATTTGGAGTTGTAAACCACCGTGGTGAAGTTCTTGAGAAGGGCAGCATTCGAACCGATGCTTACGAAAAAGTTGAAGATTTTATCGATGCATTATACGAAACCGTTCATCCTTTGATCGAAAAATACGGTAAAGAAAAAAACTTCGACGGAATAGGAGTTGGCGCTCCCAACGGAAACTATTATAAAGGAACGATCGAGCAGGCTCCCAACCTTCCCTGGAAAGGAGTGATAGAATTTGGAGATTTGATGAAAGCTAAATTCAATCTGCCTTGCACAGTAACCAATGATGCCAATGCGGCGGCGATTGGGGAAATGCTTTTCGGAGCGGCAAGGGGAATGAAGGATTTCATTATGATCACTTTAGGAACGGGCGTAGGAAGCGGTATTGTAGCAGGTGGTAAATTGATCTACGGACATGACGGATTTGCCGGAGAACTAGGCCACACGATCGTAAAACCCGGAGGAAGAAAACACTGGAGTACCGGATCGGAAGGAAGCCTGGAAGCCTATGCTTCTGCAACAGGAATCGCGATCACCGCAAAGAAAATGAGAGCCGAATTCCCGGAATCTATGCTTAATCAATATCCTGAAGAGGAAATTAATTCTAAAACCGTTCACGAATGTGCCTTGAAGGGAGATCCGATTGCCATTGAAGTTTTCAGATATACGGGTCAGAAATTAGGTGAAGCATTGGCGAATTTTGTCATGTTCTCCTCACCGGAAGCGATTCTTTTGTTTGGTGGAGTAATAAAGGCCGGAGAATTTATTTTAAAACCAACAAAACTTCACATGGAAAGAAACCTTCTTCCTATTTTCAGAAATAAAGTAAAATTGGTTTTCAGTGAACTGGACGAGGCGGATGCTGCTATTTTGGGAGCAAGTGCTTTGGTTTGGGAAAAATAA
- the msrA gene encoding peptide-methionine (S)-S-oxide reductase MsrA, translating to MDNNNLEQITFGGGCFWCVESCFNMLKGVQSAISGYSGGHKDNPTYEEVCTGETGHAEVVQITYDPSVISYEQLMDVFFFLHDPTQLNRQGNDIGTQYHSVIYYKDDAEKAKAEEAIEKSKQSGRWQGTYVTELTKFDKFWPAEQYHQGYYNENPTQPYCSAVVGPKIHKFKKYFGELGMLNEE from the coding sequence ATGGATAACAATAATTTAGAACAAATCACCTTTGGTGGTGGATGTTTTTGGTGTGTGGAAAGCTGTTTCAATATGTTGAAAGGTGTACAATCTGCAATTTCAGGATATTCGGGAGGTCATAAAGATAATCCGACCTATGAAGAAGTATGCACAGGGGAAACCGGACACGCAGAAGTGGTACAAATCACTTACGACCCGTCAGTCATTTCTTATGAACAATTGATGGATGTTTTCTTTTTCCTTCACGATCCTACCCAATTGAACAGACAGGGAAATGATATCGGAACGCAGTATCATTCGGTAATTTATTATAAAGATGATGCTGAAAAAGCTAAGGCAGAAGAAGCGATTGAAAAATCTAAACAGTCCGGAAGATGGCAAGGAACTTATGTGACAGAATTAACAAAATTCGACAAATTCTGGCCGGCAGAACAATACCATCAGGGATATTACAATGAAAACCCTACACAACCTTATTGCAGCGCAGTGGTTGGTCCGAAAATCCACAAGTTTAAAAAATATTTCGGAGAATTGGGAATGTTGAATGAGGAATAG